The sequence below is a genomic window from Monodelphis domestica isolate mMonDom1 chromosome 2, mMonDom1.pri, whole genome shotgun sequence.
AGCTACTTCAACGTCCAAGGGTAAGTCACTAGGATAAAGTAAGGTCAGACGAACTCGCTAGAATCTGAGACTGCTGTCCCTGGGCTGGAGGTGGGCAGGTCATTTAAACgtgaatttatattttgtaataaataGGTACTGGTGTTTCTATTTATTACAACTGGCACCCTTAAGACTGACTGAATCCCACAATCCTTAGAAAGGTAGAGAAGTAGAAAAGATGTTCAAACAAGTTATTTGTGGTACTGTGGTGATGGCTGTCATTGCTTGTTTCTGGGTCTACAATCTTACACAATTTGTAGAGTAATTTGAGATAAACTCATGACTTTCTCATACATTTCTTTTGAATTCTCTTCTAAATATGTCTATCCTCATTTAAATAAGCAAATTTTACATCACGAATTACCCCATTCTAAATCATAGTGACTGCAGCTAGgctgcaaaactttttttttttttaaagctcttactttctatcttcttAAGATTggtaagaaagaaaagcaaggctTGGCAGAGAGGGTTACGTggggatcacacaggtaggaagtgtgtGTGAGGCCAGGTCTGAacctcttgattccaggccaggtctgaatcctcctgattccaggcctggtcctctttctactctgccacctagctgtaccAAGCAACAAACTCTTCAAAGAGATTTATTGAAGAAGCATGAATCAAGGACTCTTCTCCTTTTCTGGTCCTTcagatttctttatttccattATATTCCTCTTTTCCATAGTTTAATAGATTTCAACTCAACTCACTCCAGCAAACACTGATGAAAAATGCCTACTATGCTCCAAAAAGTAAGCAGTAATGGCTAGAAAGCTGTCTTCAGAACCAGGAAGCTCTGGGCTCATCTGGCCTCTGAAATATATGAGCTATAAGATTtcacttaaattctcagtgtTCTAGTTTAATGTACACCTGCCAGCCACATGTTGATTTAGAAGGCTCCAAATgaatattatctatgttgtattatattttcatttattttgttaaacatttcccaattacattttaatctagtgaGGGTCCATTgctgagtttgacacctctgctctaggcaattctctgaaacaatctctgtcctcaaggaacttgcattttaCTGGGGAAATATAACATAGATACAAGAAGGCAAATACAAAgtatatttagtcatttcaggcaGGAAGAGAATGGTAATATTCTGTGGAGTTGTGCAACCAGTAGTAAACCAGTAAGTTTTTAACAAACACCTCTCCCAGAAAAATAACCAGTAAGTTTTTAACAAACACCTCTCCCAGAAAAATAATGCATACATGACACACTTTGAAGTTTAATTTGcactattaacatttttctccaacATTTTCTTAGGTCtgaataatcaacaaaataatgaaGCAAGTTCTGATTTGTAgcaatttctgaggtgtaaaagctcacactgaaaatttagaaGTTGGCTCTTATTAACCCCATTGAGCTGGCTCCAACACACCCTTGTTAAATCCAACCATGTACAAATAAACATACCAAGAACCATATCTACTTGTAAATGAGAGCTCTAGCTCTCAGAGAGTCAAGCTGAAGAAAGACATCACAACCTttctgggagaaggaaagggagggaaaagagagagagaatgggaagaaGTTCTCAAAGCTGGGGAGAGAAGCATGATAAGAATTCTACTTGCCTTGTGGAGATCAGGACATAGGCTGTGTTTACCATTACTAACCCATCCTCACACCTCTCTTTTTTCACTTCCTCCTATACCACCTGCCTTCTCTTCAGAGCTGTTTCCCCCTCCAACAATTATAGCAACCCCCTCTACAAAGCCTCAAGAGGGGAGCCAGATGACCTTGAGCTGTGAAACAAAGCTGAGCCCCCAGAGATCAAACTCCTTGCTTCACTTCTCCTTCTACAAAGATGGCAGCATGGTTCAAAGCAAAGACAGATCTCCAATATATACACTCTTAAAAGTGCAGCTGGGAGACTCTGGCTCATACTGGTGTGAGGCAGTCATGGAAGATGGCCAGATCCGGAAACAGAGTCTCAGGCTTGAAGTTCAGGTGCAGAGTAAGTATGTTGGGCTCAGAGAGTGGGAGGGCAGGGAATGGGGCTGATGGGCTGGGTGCACCACCAGTGAATTGACtatacaaaatagaaggaaatgtttAAATTGATCCAGATTTAGAGTCTTGTGAATGGATAAAAGTTCAAGAAGACATTTTAATGTATCTTTCTTAGCACTCTGGTGCCTCAccaccccaaaaaagaaaaactagagtCAACTTGGTTGAGGGCCTTCTGTAATTGCTATGGTTATGGCCATATCTGCAGAGACCACAAAGGCAAGGAATATCCAAGGAACCCACCATGGCAATTAGAGTAATAAGTCAGGGACCTTAAAAGCCCAGTCTGTGAGAACatcttaataaaaacaaaaattttttaacagACTTTTTTATTGATATAGTTCATATAGTTTAAACCCAGAAAGACTAAATCTCTGGAATGATTAGAGTATAATTCAACTCAAATTGCTAGATTTCCCTAGGAGCCTTCTATTTTGATTCTTTGAAAATACTAAGAATTGATTAAAACATCCTATGAAATAGGGGAGAAAGGtagacagtggatagaatgtcaggcctggagtcaagaagattaacccttcctgggttcagattaggcctcagatactagctgtgtgtctcaaCTTCTTtgccatctgcaaaatgagctagagaaggaaatggtaaactactctagtatctttgccaagaaaactgcaaatggggcacaaagagttggacactactgaacaATAAAGTTGGGGACTTCTCCATCTTCCATCTTTCCCCAATATAAAATGGTGGTGAAGGGGTGGAGTCATTGTTTATAGATATCtgaacaaggagaaaaaaacctaTTCCTTTTCTCATCCAAAACTCTTTCTTCTAGCTATTTTCCCCCACTTTCAAAGAGAGATGAAGATGCTTCCTGTCCTTGCTTTTATAATTGTTTCCAAAGTGCATGGCAGCTTGGTCAGGAAATGGAGTTAGAAGGAATATCTTTGACTATtgatcgtgtgtgtgtgtgtgtgtgtgtgtgtgtgtgtgtgtgtgtgtgtgtgtgtgtgtgtgtattaggtGAGGGGAAAAAAGCATGTATGAataacagttccactgggttacttCTCCTACCACGTCTCAAAGTCCCATAATGTCTAGCATAGACAGACCTGAGAGAATGAGTTTCCCTCTTCTCAAAGATAGACTGTTCCCAATCTTGCAACATAGTGTGAACCCTACCCAGCTTTTGGTATTTTTTGTTCCTTTAAACCTTCCTCATCTTTAGTACAGTACACTTCAGGACACTCCCATAGTTACACCCAATTTAGGGAGGCACAGACCCATAGAGAAatctcttctttgcagaggtcTCGACCAgccacttttcttttcctcctgaaTCAGCTCTGCAGTAGGAGGATCAGTTTAGAAACACTCATCCAGAAACCTGGGCTAGCTTTGTTTTTATAGATTAGTTATGGGTAACTTCTTTGGAGATAGAGGATAGTGCCTTCATCAGGGTGATTAGTAACAGTTATCACACTTTTGCTCCAAAGATAAACTGCACAGACTTTCTGCCAGCTTATAACAACATGATGCTGActtcttttttgtatcttttaaCAGATTTTTCCTCAAAAAGTCCTCCCAGAGCATCAGCTTCAACTACTTCAGATCCATCTCCTAAAAAAACAGCAACTCCAAAACCAGCTCCTTCTGATCCCTTGAGGCCTTCTCAGTCCAGTCACCCTTCTTCTGGGAGTCCATGTTCAGACCCTCCTCTAAAGATGCAAGATCCCTTCCTGAGCTACCAGATGCACACCCTGCTCCATCACATACAAAATGTGAGAACCCTGCTAGGCCACCTAGTTCTAGAACTTAGGGACCTCTCTGGTCGCCTTGAATCCAAGGCTTCAGGAGTTAAAGGGTCAGCCCCCAAAGCCCATAAAGCTTCAGAAACCTCTAGGGGTCCTCAGAGGAAATAAGTCTAAGACTGAACTCTCATCTTGATAACAGGATCTGGGTCTTtagctttctttcatttctatggTTTTTTGCAACCCCATTGAAGCATGTTTTTCTGTACTAGGTGGGGAACATTTAGTTGATTTTGTCTGTGCTTGAGTATCATGAAATGCATTCTTCCAAACCTTGGACAGGAATTGGGACTATATGGCAAGAGAGTCCTGGGGAAGGGTCTTACTGAGCACCTCCCAATACCCCCAAACACACGAACACATAAGTCACAGGAAAGCTATGAGGACAACTAGGCTTCCTAGGTGACACTGGCTCTCATGTCAGTGGTTAAAGGCTGAATAGAAGAGTTTTAGATAATTGTGTCAGACCCCTCACCCCCAGGTTGCTTCAACCTCTGATACAGGTGTACCTAACAGAGGATAGCTTCAGGAAGAATGGTTGAGAACTCAGATGACACTGATAATGATGCAACTTGGTCATTGCCATCAAACATTTAGAGTGCTCTGTGCTCAAGACCTCAGGTAGCTCACAGTATAACCTATTTATTACTCAAGACTTCCCTAAGGATTTATTTTCAAGGAACACAGAAAAAGCCATCCAGAATATTAGGCACTTTCAGGGCTACTTGATTCTATTTATCACAAGGTAGTCTCACTTGACTCATTAATAATTCCTCCCTCCATGACAGCTTTGTAACAGTAGTGGAATGGGTCAGTCTTGCAGACATTAACCCAGAAGTTTCTCTTGGCTTTTATTAGGTCCTCTCAGGTAGCCTCACAGAAGATTGTACATTATGGgatagaaagaaccttagaaagaATTGAATCCTATTTTCTCATGGAAAAGTGTGGTCTAGAGCAGTTAAATAACTTTTTCAAGATTGTAAACCATTAAATGGAAGAGGAAGAATTTAATTCCAAATCCTATTCTGAGAtcaattttcttttccatatgCTACAGAGAGAGAATTTGATCTTCACTCAAAAAGCAttggaggaaggtgctattattattcccattttatagttgaggaaactgagacagatagagtTTGAGTATCTTGCTTGGTACCTGTCTAAGGGCAGAtgcaaacttgggtcttcctgactccaagaccagtgtgctctatccactatactacctagctggtTTTAGTGACCAGAATTTTACCAGAAGCTTGCTATCTTTCATAAACTAATGGATAACAAATCCCTGAGCTACAAATATGTAACCCAAAATGGCTTtgaaaattcaacaaataaactaCACATCATCACAGATGAAACTGTTGCCTGTAATTACTTGTCCCTAACACTGAACCATAAAAATGTAAGAATATTGCAATAGATATCATCCCAAATTATATATTCTTAATCTCCAAATTATATGGAataaaaactttatatttatacatgtgtatgtacataacacatttcacacatacacatacatgtgtgtataaaagatatacatatgtgtattgtgtacatatatgcatgtaggcatatgcatatatgtgtgtggcTACATACTATACATGCAAATCTATATCTATCTAAATATTcctatatctctgtctctattcatctttctttctacctATCTAGACTGACACTTATGCAAAACTCCACTAATGAAGTCCCCACATAGATAGACTGGAGAGCCTGTTTCTGAGAATgttgtgaatatatatgtatattggaaGTGCCTTGGAGAAGCATTGGATAGACATTCTGAAGTTGGTCCTAATCACTTAATCACAGGATGAATAGGAGAAGGCTCT
It includes:
- the FCRLA gene encoding Fc receptor-like A; the encoded protein is MEILVVVVVVVEGGEFHFIHAGYKRKAVKEQPAVELTLLSQDSSYLLRLPCAPVFQSQPKILQYEEGSPPGSGSNHDKETFWTPSISSHVSQAPGTESEGYSYENFKGYAFSNPLHLIVSYDWLILQGPTQPVFEGDSVILHCRAWGDWPLHQVTFYRDGSALGPPGPDMVFLIGSVHTVDSGHYHCTGIFKSPGPGAKKAAAVVLRVQELFPPPTIIATPSTKPQEGSQMTLSCETKLSPQRSNSLLHFSFYKDGSMVQSKDRSPIYTLLKVQLGDSGSYWCEAVMEDGQIRKQSLRLEVQVQNFSSKSPPRASASTTSDPSPKKTATPKPAPSDPLRPSQSSHPSSGSPCSDPPLKMQDPFLSYQMHTLLHHIQNVRTLLGHLVLELRDLSGRLESKASGVKGSAPKAHKASETSRGPQRK